From a region of the Roseivirga sp. 4D4 genome:
- a CDS encoding aminotransferase class V-fold PLP-dependent enzyme, which produces MLSNQRHLFNLPDDIAYLNCSYMSPMLKSVAEIGVRAIYDKDDPSSNKPETFFDNTSALRTEFAKLIDAPSERSCAITPSVSYALANVAKNLKAGKGDNIVIADEQFPSNYYAWDALSKEKDITLKVVSAPNMTEGRGKKWNELILEAIDANTKMIATGHVHWADGTKFDLAAIRKRADEVGAIMVIDGTQSIGALPFSVAEFRPDAVVAAGYKWMMGPYASGVSYFGEYFKDGSPIENNWMNRLNSEDFGNLINYQEHYQPGSIRYEVGESANFILTPMLTRAIAQVNEWGPENIQTYCENLTAPYISELRALGVQIEAEAYRGRHLFGLRLPDHMDMDEIKKTFAERRIFVSVRGNSIRISPNLYNLESDLDKLVDSFKVMDHA; this is translated from the coding sequence ATGTTGAGCAACCAAAGACACCTTTTCAACCTGCCCGATGACATTGCCTACTTAAACTGTAGCTATATGTCGCCCATGCTAAAGTCCGTTGCAGAAATAGGCGTTAGGGCCATTTATGACAAAGACGATCCAAGTTCTAACAAACCAGAAACCTTCTTCGACAATACAAGTGCTCTAAGGACCGAATTTGCCAAGCTGATTGATGCACCTTCAGAAAGGTCATGTGCAATTACGCCATCGGTGTCCTATGCATTAGCCAATGTAGCCAAAAACCTAAAAGCAGGTAAAGGCGATAACATCGTAATTGCCGATGAGCAATTTCCAAGTAATTACTACGCCTGGGATGCGCTTTCAAAAGAAAAAGACATTACCCTTAAAGTTGTCTCTGCCCCGAATATGACAGAGGGGCGTGGCAAAAAATGGAATGAGCTGATCTTAGAAGCAATTGATGCCAATACAAAAATGATTGCCACAGGGCATGTGCACTGGGCTGATGGCACCAAGTTCGATTTAGCTGCTATTCGCAAAAGAGCTGATGAAGTGGGTGCGATCATGGTGATTGATGGGACACAGTCTATCGGAGCCCTACCGTTCAGTGTGGCAGAGTTCAGGCCTGATGCCGTTGTTGCAGCAGGCTATAAATGGATGATGGGACCCTATGCCTCTGGTGTGTCCTATTTTGGAGAATACTTCAAGGATGGAAGTCCTATTGAAAACAACTGGATGAATCGCCTCAACAGCGAAGACTTTGGAAATCTTATCAACTATCAAGAGCACTATCAGCCAGGGTCAATCCGCTATGAAGTAGGTGAAAGTGCCAATTTCATATTGACACCGATGTTGACAAGGGCCATTGCCCAAGTGAATGAGTGGGGGCCCGAGAATATTCAGACTTACTGTGAAAACCTAACGGCACCTTATATCTCAGAACTCAGAGCTCTGGGGGTGCAAATAGAAGCTGAAGCATACAGAGGTCGTCATCTTTTTGGATTGCGTCTGCCCGATCATATGGATATGGATGAAATCAAGAAGACTTTCGCTGAAAGAAGGATATTCGTATCGGTACGTGGAAATTCGATTCGTATTTCTCCTAACCTCTACAATTTGGAAAGTGATCTTGATAAACTGGTAGATAGTTTCAAGGTAATGGATCATGCTTAA
- the guaB gene encoding IMP dehydrogenase, protein MPTDSSKFLFEALTYDDVLLLPAYSEVLPRDTNTKTWLTKNIQLNIPLVSAAMDTVTEHQLAIAMALEGGLGFIHKNMTVEQQALQVRKVKRSQSGMILDPVTLHVDSTARDAELIMRENKIGGIPVVDGDKNLIGIVTNRDMRFIKNMATPVKDIMTKDNVITGKMGISLDDAEGVLQEYKIEKLPIVDDKGQLTGLITYKDILKNRDRPNACKDEFGRLRVGAAVGVTPDIDERIDALMNAGVDVVSIDTAHGHSKGVIDTAKRIKKAYPNLDVIVGNIATAEAAKALVEAGADAIKVGVGPGSICTTRVIAGVGMPQLSAVYEAAKAIKGSGVPIIADGGVRYSGDIVKAIAAGASTVMIGSLLAGTEEAPGEVILYEGRKFKSYRGMGSIEAMEDGSKDRYFQDAEDDIKKLVPEGIVGRVPFKGSVQEVLYQITGGLQAGMGYCGAGTIEQMQEAKFVKITGAGVKESHPHDIFITREAPNYSR, encoded by the coding sequence ATGCCTACAGATTCCAGCAAATTCCTTTTCGAAGCACTGACATATGATGATGTGCTTCTTCTCCCAGCATATTCAGAAGTTTTACCTAGAGACACGAATACGAAGACGTGGCTGACAAAGAATATTCAGTTGAATATTCCATTGGTTTCTGCCGCGATGGATACTGTCACGGAACATCAATTGGCCATTGCCATGGCCCTTGAGGGAGGTTTAGGGTTTATTCACAAAAACATGACTGTCGAACAACAGGCCCTTCAGGTAAGAAAGGTAAAGCGTTCGCAGAGTGGAATGATTCTCGATCCGGTTACGCTTCATGTGGATAGTACAGCCAGAGATGCGGAACTCATCATGCGAGAAAATAAAATTGGTGGTATCCCTGTAGTCGATGGCGACAAAAACCTAATAGGCATTGTCACAAATCGCGATATGCGATTTATCAAAAACATGGCTACTCCTGTAAAGGACATTATGACTAAGGACAATGTCATTACTGGAAAGATGGGAATTAGCTTGGACGATGCGGAGGGCGTGCTTCAAGAGTACAAAATTGAAAAGCTTCCGATTGTTGATGATAAGGGTCAGCTCACTGGCTTAATCACTTATAAAGACATTCTAAAAAACAGGGACAGACCCAACGCCTGTAAAGATGAATTCGGAAGATTGAGAGTCGGAGCAGCAGTTGGTGTGACACCGGACATCGATGAGAGAATTGACGCGTTGATGAATGCCGGTGTAGATGTCGTCAGTATCGACACAGCTCATGGCCATTCAAAAGGTGTTATTGACACCGCGAAACGCATCAAAAAGGCCTATCCAAACCTTGACGTAATCGTAGGTAATATAGCAACTGCAGAAGCTGCGAAGGCCTTAGTAGAAGCCGGTGCCGATGCCATAAAAGTGGGTGTAGGACCTGGTAGTATTTGTACTACAAGAGTAATTGCCGGGGTGGGAATGCCTCAACTCTCTGCTGTTTATGAAGCCGCCAAAGCTATTAAGGGTTCTGGAGTGCCGATCATTGCCGATGGTGGTGTTCGCTATTCAGGTGATATCGTGAAGGCCATTGCCGCTGGTGCTAGCACAGTAATGATTGGTTCATTGTTAGCCGGTACAGAGGAAGCGCCTGGTGAAGTAATCCTTTATGAAGGAAGAAAATTCAAATCTTACCGAGGTATGGGCTCTATCGAAGCCATGGAAGATGGTTCTAAAGACCGCTACTTCCAAGATGCTGAAGATGACATCAAAAAGCTCGTCCCTGAAGGAATCGTAGGACGCGTGCCATTCAAAGGTTCTGTTCAGGAAGTACTCTATCAGATTACTGGTGGACTACAAGCCGGAATGGGTTACTGTGGCGCGGGAACCATAGAACAAATGCAAGAGGCCAAGTTTGTGAAAATCACTGGTGCAGGCGTTAAGGAAAGTCATCCGCATGATATTTTTATAACACGAGAAGCGCCTAACTACAGCAGGTAA
- the pnuC gene encoding nicotinamide riboside transporter PnuC: MQFNEIWQDIVSNISQFDFWGIVAFISGILAVIYLIKESIWTWPFGIIYTVISVVVFYQSRLYGDLLLHIFYLVLNGYGWYYWTRGNSKTDGDIVITHSSLKSMLWTLGASIIGVFLFGKILIAIPTMFEGVDPPALPYWDSTTSILSVAGMWLTARKKIDNWYYWFVVDVLATGIYFYKELYFYSALYLVYIGMAVAGYLAWKKSMTSSK; encoded by the coding sequence ATGCAGTTCAACGAGATATGGCAAGATATAGTCTCTAATATCAGTCAATTCGATTTTTGGGGCATAGTTGCATTCATATCTGGCATACTTGCCGTAATCTACCTGATCAAAGAGAGTATTTGGACATGGCCTTTTGGTATCATCTATACGGTCATCTCAGTCGTTGTGTTCTACCAATCAAGGTTATATGGAGATTTACTCCTGCACATATTTTATCTTGTACTTAATGGGTATGGCTGGTATTATTGGACTCGGGGTAATTCGAAAACTGACGGTGACATAGTCATAACTCATTCATCATTGAAGTCCATGTTATGGACATTGGGCGCATCCATCATAGGGGTATTCTTGTTTGGAAAGATACTTATCGCTATTCCGACTATGTTCGAAGGTGTAGATCCACCCGCACTGCCCTATTGGGATAGCACCACTTCGATACTAAGTGTCGCGGGTATGTGGTTGACAGCTCGTAAGAAAATTGACAACTGGTATTACTGGTTTGTGGTTGATGTACTCGCTACGGGTATATATTTTTATAAAGAATTGTATTTCTACTCAGCACTCTATCTCGTATATATTGGCATGGCGGTGGCTGGTTATCTGGCTTGGAAAAAATCGATGACATCTTCCAAATGA
- a CDS encoding ROK family protein, which translates to MRETAIGIDIGGTFTKFGLSDVEGNVLMEGSIPTYTHETIEPFLEALSQAINKGLDSIQDPFEIIGIGIGAPNGNYYEGTIEHAPNLNWKGIVPFIDMFREYFDLPMVLTNDANAAAIGEKVFGGARDMNDFIVVTLGTGLGSGLVTRGKLIYGHDGLAGELGHTNVYPDGRECNCGKRGCLETYASASGIKRTVFKLLATNNVDTPLRSYTYESLTAKKITEMALAGDPIALEAYEYTSDLLGLKLADAAAVTSPEAIFLFGGLAKAGDILIEATKKSFNEYLYPGYKGKISIRLSELMDKNAAVLGASALVWSEIANSEVIRVPQQARAV; encoded by the coding sequence ATGAGAGAAACCGCTATCGGGATAGATATTGGAGGGACTTTTACCAAGTTTGGTTTAAGCGATGTGGAAGGGAATGTGCTGATGGAGGGTTCAATCCCTACCTATACTCATGAAACTATTGAGCCTTTTCTTGAAGCATTGAGTCAGGCGATCAACAAGGGCCTAGATAGCATTCAAGATCCCTTTGAGATTATTGGGATTGGAATAGGTGCCCCCAACGGAAATTACTACGAGGGAACCATCGAGCATGCACCTAATTTGAACTGGAAAGGTATAGTGCCTTTCATAGACATGTTCAGAGAGTATTTCGATTTACCTATGGTTTTAACCAATGATGCCAATGCCGCTGCAATAGGCGAAAAGGTATTTGGTGGTGCTCGAGACATGAATGACTTCATCGTTGTGACTTTGGGTACTGGCCTTGGTTCTGGCCTGGTGACGAGAGGTAAGCTTATCTATGGGCACGATGGACTGGCAGGAGAACTAGGTCATACGAATGTTTATCCTGATGGTCGAGAATGTAACTGCGGAAAAAGGGGATGCTTAGAGACTTATGCCTCCGCTTCCGGTATTAAAAGAACGGTGTTCAAGTTATTGGCTACCAATAATGTCGACACACCACTGCGTTCCTATACATACGAGTCGCTAACCGCTAAGAAGATTACCGAAATGGCTTTGGCCGGAGACCCAATAGCCTTGGAGGCTTATGAATATACCTCTGATCTGTTAGGGCTTAAACTGGCAGACGCTGCCGCAGTAACCAGCCCAGAGGCAATCTTTCTTTTTGGCGGTCTTGCCAAAGCAGGCGATATATTAATCGAAGCGACCAAGAAATCCTTCAATGAATATCTCTATCCGGGTTACAAGGGTAAGATCAGTATCAGACTGTCGGAATTAATGGATAAAAATGCTGCTGTTTTAGGTGCAAGTGCACTTGTTTGGAGCGAAATTGCGAACAGCGAAGTTATCCGCGTGCCGCAACAGGCCCGTGCAGTTTAG
- a CDS encoding TonB-dependent receptor, whose amino-acid sequence MRKIILMSAMLLVGLSVFAQHTLSGTVTDAESQEVLQGASVVLLNSTKGMATNEKGEFSFQNVTSGNYTLVVRMLGFTTYERVIEVTGNLNLNIRLERSTTSLADVIVTGTRATEKTPTTYTNVSSEDIRKQNLGQDLPFLLNWTPSVVTTSDAGAGIGYTGIRIRGSDPTRINVTINGIPVNDSESQGVFWVNTPDFASSAADIQVQRGVGTSTNGAGAFGGSINILTNGLSQEAKAEVNTSAGSFNTQKYNAIFSTGLLKDRWAFEGRLSLITSDGFVDRASSDLTSYYLSGGYFGKKTSVKFITFGGDEVTYQSWYGTPEARLRNDAAGIEAVIANNGFTAAQADNLRNSGRSYNFYEYDNQVDDYGQDHYQLHMSHDFSSTWNMSLAGHYTKGGGFFEEFRNDDDLADYGIADVVLGGTTVSSSDLIRRRWLDNDFYGVVYDLNYSNGNVDATFGGAINEYIGDHFGEVIWARFSGASDIRDRYYESQSEKVDFNSYLKVNYQINEKLNLFGDLQYRTVDYSGVGVDNDLRPIDFDKNFNFFNPKVGATFQLTNNANLYASFAVGNKEPNRSDIIDAAPGVDPEHETLNNLEIGYKRQSKNSSFEVNYYLMDYKNQLVLTGEVNDVGAGIRTNVPDSYRTGIELSGMMRLTKGLFWSANVAFSQNRIQSFDEVIFDFGPAFDEFNEVRTTFEDTDISFSPSIVAGSQLAFIPTSGLEIALLSKYVGDQFLDNTSNENRKIDAFFVNDLRINYAFQTDLIKEVSINLLVNNLLNTEYESNGYTFGYFGGLNFEVRENYFYPQAGTNFLLSLGLSF is encoded by the coding sequence ATGAGAAAAATTATTTTGATGTCAGCGATGCTGCTGGTAGGACTAAGTGTGTTTGCACAGCATACGCTTAGTGGAACAGTGACCGATGCAGAGAGCCAAGAGGTACTGCAAGGGGCCAGTGTGGTTTTATTGAACAGTACAAAGGGCATGGCAACCAATGAAAAGGGTGAGTTCTCTTTTCAGAACGTGACAAGTGGAAATTATACGCTTGTTGTCAGAATGTTAGGTTTTACAACCTATGAGAGAGTAATCGAAGTCACAGGCAACCTAAATTTGAACATTCGTCTCGAACGAAGCACCACGAGTTTAGCCGATGTGATCGTCACAGGAACCAGAGCCACTGAGAAAACGCCAACCACCTACACCAATGTGAGTAGTGAGGACATTAGAAAGCAGAATCTCGGTCAGGATTTACCATTTCTATTGAATTGGACACCTTCTGTGGTGACCACTTCAGACGCAGGAGCAGGAATTGGTTACACCGGTATCAGAATCAGAGGAAGTGACCCAACTCGAATCAATGTAACAATCAATGGTATTCCGGTCAACGACTCGGAGTCACAGGGCGTCTTCTGGGTGAATACTCCTGATTTTGCTTCGTCAGCGGCTGATATTCAGGTGCAGCGAGGTGTGGGAACTTCTACTAATGGAGCTGGAGCTTTTGGAGGCTCGATTAATATTCTAACCAATGGCTTAAGTCAAGAAGCAAAAGCCGAAGTGAACACAAGTGCGGGCTCGTTCAACACGCAGAAGTATAATGCAATTTTCTCTACTGGCCTGTTGAAAGACAGGTGGGCATTTGAAGGCAGGTTATCACTGATTACCTCAGATGGTTTTGTAGATCGTGCTTCGTCAGACTTGACTTCTTATTACCTATCGGGTGGGTACTTTGGTAAGAAGACGAGCGTTAAATTCATCACGTTCGGTGGAGATGAGGTGACTTACCAAAGTTGGTATGGAACGCCTGAAGCACGTTTGCGAAACGATGCTGCAGGTATTGAGGCAGTCATTGCCAACAATGGTTTTACTGCAGCTCAAGCGGATAACCTGAGAAATTCTGGCCGAAGCTATAACTTCTATGAGTATGACAACCAGGTGGATGATTATGGTCAGGACCACTATCAATTACATATGAGTCATGATTTCAGTTCAACATGGAATATGAGTCTGGCAGGTCATTATACCAAAGGTGGCGGCTTCTTCGAAGAATTTAGAAATGATGATGACCTTGCTGACTATGGAATTGCCGATGTTGTCTTAGGTGGGACGACAGTTTCAAGTTCCGATTTGATCAGAAGGCGCTGGTTAGATAATGATTTTTATGGAGTGGTTTACGACTTAAACTATTCTAATGGTAATGTTGACGCCACTTTCGGAGGGGCGATCAATGAGTACATTGGCGATCATTTTGGTGAAGTAATTTGGGCAAGGTTTTCCGGTGCTAGTGACATTAGAGACAGATATTATGAAAGTCAGTCTGAAAAAGTAGACTTCAACTCTTATCTGAAAGTGAACTATCAGATCAATGAGAAGTTGAACCTCTTTGGAGATTTACAATATCGTACCGTTGATTATAGTGGTGTTGGAGTAGACAATGATTTAAGACCGATTGACTTCGATAAAAATTTCAACTTCTTCAACCCAAAAGTAGGAGCTACCTTTCAATTAACAAACAATGCTAATCTATATGCCTCCTTTGCAGTGGGCAACAAGGAACCTAATAGGTCGGATATTATTGATGCAGCACCTGGGGTTGACCCAGAGCATGAAACACTTAATAACCTGGAGATAGGTTATAAGCGCCAGTCGAAAAACTCATCTTTTGAGGTGAATTACTACCTGATGGATTATAAAAATCAGCTGGTTTTAACTGGAGAGGTAAACGATGTTGGGGCTGGTATCAGAACGAATGTGCCAGACAGTTATCGTACAGGGATTGAGTTATCTGGTATGATGAGACTTACAAAAGGGTTGTTCTGGTCGGCCAATGTAGCTTTTAGCCAAAACCGAATCCAGTCTTTTGATGAAGTGATATTCGACTTTGGACCTGCTTTTGATGAGTTCAATGAGGTGAGAACTACTTTTGAGGATACTGATATTAGCTTTTCACCTAGCATTGTGGCAGGTAGCCAATTGGCCTTTATTCCAACATCTGGATTGGAGATTGCGCTACTTTCAAAGTACGTGGGTGACCAATTCTTAGATAATACTTCAAATGAAAACCGGAAGATTGATGCCTTCTTTGTCAATGACTTAAGGATCAACTATGCCTTTCAGACGGACTTGATCAAGGAGGTTTCGATCAACCTATTGGTGAATAACTTACTGAATACAGAGTACGAATCGAATGGTTATACCTTCGGTTACTTTGGTGGACTTAATTTTGAAGTAAGGGAGAATTATTTCTACCCACAGGCAGGTACAAACTTCCTTTTATCATTGGGCCTATCGTTCTAA
- a CDS encoding DoxX family protein, whose protein sequence is MLNKTVVAFFSRVLLGIIFLMQGIGKVFTWGLDGVYNSFKPYEETFLPKFIVVFSAYYTSYVELIGGALLVIGLFKNYALYALASVLLIVSFGHGLTSPIWNLNDVMWRSVLLIFLLVIPNEWDKWQIDHIVRPKRS, encoded by the coding sequence ATGCTTAACAAGACAGTAGTTGCTTTCTTTTCCCGAGTGCTTCTTGGCATAATATTTTTAATGCAGGGTATTGGTAAAGTCTTTACCTGGGGTCTCGATGGCGTTTACAATAGCTTCAAACCTTATGAAGAAACATTTCTCCCCAAGTTCATTGTAGTTTTTAGTGCATACTACACCTCCTATGTCGAACTCATCGGTGGTGCGCTTCTGGTTATTGGTTTGTTCAAAAACTACGCCTTATATGCCTTGGCTTCAGTACTCTTAATCGTTTCTTTTGGTCATGGACTGACCTCTCCTATCTGGAACTTAAATGATGTAATGTGGCGATCCGTGTTACTGATTTTCCTCCTAGTGATCCCGAATGAATGGGACAAATGGCAAATCGATCACATTGTTAGGCCTAAGCGCTCTTAA
- a CDS encoding thioredoxin family protein — MEMYKALVVLIILLIVFPLATSAQEKQYNVETESVSEYVDKILNGPISKEGLQKLPYKVWFNTNYKTYIVDTETLKNIKRRQLKGLRILVFMGTWCHDSNREIPRLMRVCEELGIYDQLELYGVDVNKKSRLGKEKDYNVRKTPTIIFMRDGVEIARILEEPEISFEQDLEKILK, encoded by the coding sequence ATGGAAATGTATAAAGCCCTTGTTGTATTGATCATATTACTGATCGTTTTTCCACTCGCTACCTCAGCGCAAGAAAAGCAATACAATGTGGAAACAGAGAGTGTTTCGGAGTATGTAGATAAAATCCTGAATGGCCCCATTTCAAAAGAGGGTTTGCAAAAACTCCCTTATAAAGTATGGTTCAACACCAATTACAAAACTTACATAGTAGATACTGAAACACTCAAAAACATTAAGCGAAGGCAACTAAAAGGATTGCGCATTTTGGTCTTCATGGGGACTTGGTGCCATGATAGTAATCGCGAAATTCCTCGTTTGATGCGGGTCTGCGAAGAGCTCGGCATCTATGATCAGCTTGAGCTCTATGGAGTCGATGTCAATAAAAAGAGTCGATTAGGAAAAGAAAAGGACTATAATGTAAGAAAAACACCGACCATCATTTTTATGAGAGATGGGGTTGAAATAGCTCGCATCTTAGAAGAACCAGAAATATCGTTTGAGCAAGACCTCGAGAAAATATTGAAATAG
- a CDS encoding CBS domain-containing protein codes for MGDLNVKVIKTQKQLNDFTRCLLRDVHLMEQMIEKDWFETGQMHIGAEQEFCLIGKHYKPITKASEVLQKLDHPSFTTELGQFNIEANLAPQPFKGDCFAKLEGELNSLLNRLDPVCQELDIDYLLTGILPTLRKFDLAIENITPLDRYYALAEAIKKMRGKDFELHLKGYDELNLKFDSVMLEACNTSFQVHLQVRPDEFVDQYNIAQLLAGPTVAVGSNSPMLFGKRLWHETRIALFQKSVDTRITNEHIRDRSPRVMFGNSWLKNSVLDLFKEDISRFRVMLMTGQEDASQTDFEQGITPKLKALSIHNSTVYRWNRPCYGISPNGKPHLRIENRVLPSGPTVLDEMANTAFWLGAMNGFKDHFQNIPDLIEFDQVKSNFYGAATQGMNAKVRWLNGQRLSMNELILKELLPIAKEGLIKNKVNTADIDKYLDVIKERVEANQNGTNWILKSYSHLAKDATKEEILLSITSSMHKNQQANQPVHKWPLADLSHLVGLDPATILVEEFMTTDLFTVQQEDILELVADMMDWQNVRFTPVENDKGRLIGLISARMMLRHFRKKDDPVSGQKMVKDIMIKDPITIDPGKTVHDAMALMKANSVGCLPVVKNQKLIGIVTEGDFLNLTSTILKIVKGAGDLNE; via the coding sequence ATGGGTGACTTAAATGTAAAAGTGATCAAGACGCAAAAGCAGCTCAATGACTTTACGAGGTGCTTGTTGAGGGACGTTCATTTAATGGAGCAAATGATCGAAAAGGACTGGTTCGAAACGGGCCAAATGCACATTGGAGCGGAGCAAGAATTCTGTCTAATTGGTAAGCACTACAAACCGATCACGAAAGCCTCCGAGGTACTTCAAAAGCTTGATCATCCCTCTTTTACCACTGAACTCGGACAATTTAACATTGAGGCCAATCTGGCACCTCAGCCATTCAAAGGCGACTGTTTCGCCAAACTGGAAGGCGAGTTAAATTCGTTATTGAACAGACTAGATCCTGTATGCCAAGAACTTGATATTGATTACTTGCTTACAGGCATACTGCCCACCTTGCGGAAGTTTGACCTGGCCATTGAAAACATCACACCACTCGATCGCTATTATGCACTAGCCGAGGCCATCAAAAAAATGCGAGGCAAAGACTTTGAACTACATCTGAAAGGCTATGATGAGCTCAACTTGAAATTTGACTCTGTCATGTTAGAGGCTTGCAATACAAGCTTCCAAGTACACCTTCAGGTCAGGCCAGACGAATTTGTAGACCAATACAACATTGCTCAACTTCTGGCCGGCCCAACGGTGGCAGTGGGTAGCAACAGTCCAATGCTCTTTGGGAAACGTCTTTGGCATGAAACACGGATAGCACTCTTTCAAAAATCGGTCGATACACGCATCACCAATGAGCACATTCGGGATAGAAGTCCTCGTGTCATGTTTGGCAACAGCTGGCTCAAAAACTCTGTACTGGATCTCTTTAAAGAAGATATTTCCAGGTTTAGAGTAATGTTGATGACTGGTCAGGAAGACGCATCGCAAACTGATTTTGAGCAGGGTATCACGCCAAAACTGAAAGCGCTTTCTATCCACAACTCCACAGTTTATCGATGGAACAGACCTTGTTATGGTATAAGCCCAAATGGAAAGCCTCACTTAAGAATTGAGAATCGAGTACTTCCTTCGGGTCCAACGGTGTTGGATGAAATGGCCAATACGGCCTTTTGGCTTGGAGCAATGAATGGCTTCAAAGATCATTTTCAAAATATCCCAGACCTGATAGAATTCGATCAGGTAAAATCCAATTTCTATGGAGCTGCAACCCAGGGAATGAACGCCAAAGTTCGCTGGCTAAATGGCCAACGCCTGAGTATGAATGAGCTTATTTTAAAGGAATTACTGCCGATCGCCAAAGAGGGACTCATCAAAAACAAAGTCAATACGGCTGACATTGATAAGTACTTGGATGTGATTAAGGAAAGGGTTGAAGCCAATCAAAACGGAACAAATTGGATACTCAAATCCTACAGTCACTTGGCAAAGGATGCAACCAAGGAAGAAATTCTGCTCTCCATTACTTCCTCAATGCATAAAAATCAACAGGCCAATCAGCCAGTCCACAAATGGCCTCTGGCGGATTTAAGTCATCTGGTTGGCTTAGACCCTGCTACCATCTTGGTGGAAGAATTTATGACCACCGACCTATTCACAGTTCAACAAGAAGATATTCTTGAACTAGTTGCAGATATGATGGATTGGCAAAACGTTCGGTTTACGCCAGTTGAGAATGATAAAGGAAGACTTATAGGCTTGATCAGTGCCCGAATGATGCTTAGACATTTTCGCAAAAAGGATGATCCCGTTTCAGGGCAGAAAATGGTGAAAGACATTATGATTAAGGACCCCATAACCATTGATCCGGGTAAAACAGTCCATGATGCGATGGCTTTAATGAAGGCTAATAGTGTCGGATGTTTGCCAGTTGTGAAAAATCAAAAGCTAATTGGTATTGTTACTGAAGGCGACTTCTTAAATTTGACCTCCACAATACTCAAAATCGTAAAAGGAGCTGGAGATCTGAATGAATAG
- a CDS encoding AAA family ATPase yields MISIAIVGPESTGKTTLAKSLAKHFKTIWVEEYAREYLTALNGSYEQSDLLQIAAGQLELTKARSKNAGNLIFLDTDLLVIKIWSEFKYGNCDPWIEQQLEMNRADLYLLTDFDIPYEYDPLRESPNKRGELFEIYKKRLEESGSNFQIIKGDHSDRLDQAIAHIKLIL; encoded by the coding sequence ATGATCTCTATAGCAATTGTTGGCCCAGAGAGTACAGGCAAAACTACTTTGGCCAAGTCACTGGCCAAACACTTTAAGACCATTTGGGTGGAAGAATACGCCCGGGAGTATTTGACTGCTTTAAATGGATCTTATGAGCAAAGCGACTTACTGCAGATTGCTGCAGGTCAGCTGGAATTGACAAAAGCTAGAAGTAAAAATGCCGGAAATCTAATTTTTTTGGATACCGATTTGTTGGTGATCAAAATTTGGAGTGAATTCAAGTATGGAAATTGTGATCCATGGATTGAGCAACAACTGGAAATGAATAGAGCCGATCTATATTTGCTCACCGATTTTGATATTCCTTATGAATACGATCCATTAAGAGAGAGCCCAAATAAGAGAGGTGAATTATTCGAAATCTACAAGAAGCGTTTGGAAGAAAGCGGATCAAACTTCCAGATCATAAAGGGAGATCATTCTGACAGACTGGACCAGGCGATTGCTCATATCAAACTTATCCTGTAA